One genomic segment of Paenibacillus durus includes these proteins:
- a CDS encoding aldo/keto reductase produces MKYRKLGSTGLNVSVIGVGTWQFGGEWGKDFAQDEVDEMLDKAGELGINLIDTAECYGDHLSEKFIGSYLSRRKREDWIVATKFGHHFSGHLKREQLWSADDVLKQLDDSLRALQTEYVDLYQFHSGTDAEYDNDKLWNMLDAQKRAGKIRHLGVSISTANDGVHQTSSAPQIGAEAIQVVYNRLERQPEEKLFPLCKEHNLGVLARVPLASGYLSGKYKADAVFQAGDVRANHDAKKREEQLRIVGEIAANEVPAGLNMAQWALGWCLQHPAVTSVIPGCKNVQQVISNAEAADLDMVAEG; encoded by the coding sequence ATGAAATACCGCAAGCTTGGAAGCACCGGCCTTAACGTATCGGTTATCGGAGTGGGCACTTGGCAGTTCGGAGGCGAATGGGGGAAGGATTTCGCTCAGGATGAAGTCGATGAAATGCTGGACAAGGCCGGCGAGCTCGGAATCAATCTGATTGATACGGCTGAATGTTACGGAGACCATCTCTCTGAAAAGTTTATCGGCAGCTACCTGAGCCGCCGCAAACGCGAGGACTGGATCGTTGCAACCAAGTTCGGCCATCATTTCAGCGGCCATCTGAAACGGGAACAGCTGTGGAGCGCGGACGATGTTCTGAAGCAGCTGGACGACTCCCTGCGCGCGCTTCAGACGGAGTATGTTGACTTATACCAGTTCCATTCCGGCACCGACGCCGAATATGATAACGACAAGCTGTGGAATATGCTGGACGCTCAGAAGCGCGCAGGGAAAATCCGCCATTTGGGGGTTTCCATCAGCACCGCGAATGACGGGGTTCATCAGACATCCTCCGCTCCGCAGATCGGCGCCGAGGCGATTCAGGTAGTGTACAACCGGCTAGAGCGTCAGCCGGAAGAGAAGCTGTTCCCGCTGTGCAAGGAGCATAACCTTGGGGTGCTGGCCCGGGTTCCGCTGGCGAGCGGATACCTTAGCGGCAAATACAAGGCGGATGCGGTGTTCCAGGCCGGCGATGTGCGGGCGAACCATGATGCGAAGAAGCGGGAGGAGCAGCTGCGCATCGTCGGCGAAATCGCGGCTAACGAAGTGCCGGCCGGCCTGAACATGGCGCAGTGGGCGCTGGGCTGGTGCCTGCAGCATCCCGCCGTGACGAGCGTGATCCCGGGCTGCAAAAATGTGCAGCAGGTTATCTCAAACGCAGAGGCAGCTGATCTGGATATGGTGGCGGAAGGGTAG
- a CDS encoding TVP38/TMEM64 family protein, with translation MYTLDVISWLTEENLRSMLERYRSLGPFPGIVLTFMKSFVPPLPTLLIVGLNAAVYGLWLGFLYSWVGLVAGCLATFLMIRKIGSQRFLRKWAQRPKVARAMEWVRRRGFSYVFLLSLFPVGPFVIINVAAGLAGMRLRSYLLALAAGKAVMVFAVSYIGNDAGRFIRNPVEMIYVALFVLLSLWGVKSIEAYFSRPTRSDGSGSS, from the coding sequence ATGTATACACTCGATGTCATTTCCTGGCTCACTGAGGAGAATCTGCGGAGCATGCTGGAGCGTTACCGGTCGCTCGGTCCTTTTCCGGGAATTGTGCTGACGTTTATGAAATCGTTTGTTCCGCCGCTGCCAACCCTGCTCATCGTCGGCCTGAATGCGGCGGTGTACGGGCTGTGGCTCGGTTTTTTGTACTCCTGGGTTGGCCTTGTGGCCGGCTGCCTGGCGACTTTTCTGATGATCCGAAAAATCGGCTCCCAGCGCTTCTTGCGCAAATGGGCGCAGCGGCCGAAGGTGGCCAGAGCCATGGAGTGGGTGCGGCGCCGCGGTTTCAGCTATGTGTTCCTGCTGAGCTTGTTCCCTGTTGGGCCGTTCGTTATTATCAATGTGGCCGCCGGGCTTGCCGGTATGCGGCTGCGCTCCTATCTGCTGGCTCTGGCCGCAGGCAAAGCGGTCATGGTATTCGCGGTATCGTATATCGGCAATGATGCCGGAAGGTTCATCCGAAATCCCGTTGAAATGATCTATGTGGCGCTGTTCGTTCTGCTGTCGCTGTGGGGAGTCAAATCAATTGAGGCTTATTTCTCAAGGCCCACACGCAGCGATGGAAGCGGAAGCTCTTAG
- a CDS encoding ABC transporter substrate-binding protein, whose protein sequence is MKKRFAFILLISVLLIISAGCGNDSSGASGKPDSDGLFPIRVATQTGFNEITIADELGYFKEEGIKIEYTGVLGKGVTEFQLIAQGINDAFISGHPPNVAQARLAGLKMLAVAPGMVDNKDFPHVRYLVQDSSPIHSLKDIIGKKVSISNVAPCTDGYLKYYLSRQHVSGDINWTTLPSPGQQEQSLEQGLVDVTTSHPPFAGIALKQKGIRQIATSWDILHSPGAGLSVRGFSEDFIKKNPDVVKGFTRALAKVRPWINSHQEEAKQIVAKQLKLEPEDLSVFWYDEDKGIKEDYIKQWFDIAEQIGLWKKGDIQPADIFTNEYAPQ, encoded by the coding sequence GTGAAAAAACGTTTTGCTTTTATATTGCTCATTTCTGTACTGCTTATTATCTCCGCAGGCTGCGGGAACGACAGCTCGGGGGCAAGCGGCAAACCGGATAGCGACGGCCTTTTTCCGATTCGGGTGGCGACCCAGACCGGGTTCAATGAAATCACGATCGCAGATGAACTCGGTTATTTCAAGGAAGAAGGCATCAAGATCGAATATACGGGAGTGCTCGGTAAAGGAGTAACAGAATTTCAGCTTATCGCCCAGGGTATAAATGACGCATTTATTAGTGGACATCCACCCAATGTAGCCCAGGCCCGTCTGGCCGGACTCAAGATGCTGGCTGTAGCTCCGGGAATGGTGGACAACAAGGATTTCCCCCATGTAAGATATCTCGTTCAAGACAGCAGCCCGATCCACTCGCTGAAGGACATCATTGGCAAGAAGGTTTCCATTTCGAACGTAGCACCCTGCACAGACGGTTATTTGAAGTACTATTTGAGCAGGCAGCATGTGTCTGGGGATATAAACTGGACAACTCTGCCGTCGCCCGGGCAGCAGGAGCAATCGCTGGAACAAGGACTGGTTGATGTGACGACCTCGCATCCTCCTTTTGCGGGCATAGCGCTCAAGCAGAAAGGAATCCGCCAGATCGCGACAAGCTGGGATATTTTGCATTCCCCCGGGGCCGGACTTTCCGTTCGCGGGTTCAGCGAAGATTTTATTAAGAAGAATCCTGATGTGGTAAAAGGCTTTACAAGAGCGCTCGCCAAAGTGCGGCCATGGATTAATTCGCATCAGGAAGAAGCGAAGCAGATCGTCGCCAAGCAATTGAAGCTGGAGCCGGAAGATCTGAGCGTGTTCTGGTACGATGAGGACAAAGGCATTAAAGAGGACTATATCAAGCAGTGGTTCGATATTGCCGAACAGATCGGGCTGTGGAAAAAAGGTGATATTCAGCCTGCCGACATTTTTACTAATGAGTACGCGCCCCAGTAG
- a CDS encoding ABC transporter permease produces the protein MVKVLRSIWNSIYKLLSIILFLALWEIIARLHLVNTVFFPPFSKVVVALWQLTVSGELVENLLISLRRSLTGFILGLAFSIPLGLLIGWYRGFERFIDPLFQTFRNLSVLALLPIFILFFGIGETSRVAVIFWAVLWAVLLNTIAGVKSADLSLIKAARSMGISKLSLFTKVILPGALPSIFTGIRLSATTSVLVLIAAEMLGANTGLGYALYFFQANVKPPETFAIVIVLALLGLAINYSLAALEKRTFKYREELPNTGKTF, from the coding sequence GTGGTCAAAGTATTAAGATCAATCTGGAATTCTATATATAAGCTGCTGTCGATCATTCTGTTTTTGGCGCTTTGGGAAATCATCGCACGGCTGCACTTGGTCAACACCGTATTTTTCCCTCCCTTCTCCAAAGTCGTCGTTGCGCTATGGCAGCTTACCGTATCCGGAGAGCTTGTGGAGAACTTGCTTATCAGTCTGCGCAGATCGCTGACCGGGTTCATTCTGGGGCTTGCATTCTCGATTCCGCTTGGACTTCTCATCGGCTGGTACAGAGGATTCGAACGATTCATCGACCCTCTGTTCCAAACTTTCCGCAACCTTTCCGTGCTCGCGCTGCTTCCGATATTTATTCTTTTTTTCGGTATTGGCGAGACTTCCAGAGTGGCCGTTATCTTCTGGGCAGTTTTATGGGCAGTGCTGCTTAACACGATAGCGGGAGTGAAATCGGCTGACCTTAGTCTAATTAAAGCGGCAAGGTCGATGGGAATTTCCAAATTGTCATTGTTCACCAAGGTCATTTTACCGGGAGCGCTGCCCTCCATTTTTACAGGGATCAGGTTAAGTGCCACCACCTCGGTTCTGGTGCTAATAGCCGCTGAAATGCTGGGAGCCAATACAGGGCTTGGCTATGCGCTCTATTTCTTTCAGGCCAATGTCAAACCTCCGGAAACGTTCGCCATCGTGATTGTGTTGGCTCTGCTCGGACTTGCTATCAATTATTCATTGGCGGCGCTGGAAAAGAGAACGTTCAAATACCGGGAGGAACTGCCCAATACCGGAAAGACGTTCTGA
- a CDS encoding bifunctional 2-keto-4-hydroxyglutarate aldolase/2-keto-3-deoxy-6-phosphogluconate aldolase, which translates to MKKLRIINQIHEGGVVAVLRGNSPEEVVEMAKQSIAGGIKIIEVTLTVPFALRAIEKLAAEYSSSAPADSDKYAVIGAGTVLDPETARAAILSGSEFVVGPSLNPDTVKLCNRYRVPIMPGVMTAKEIQEALDLGVDVVKLFPGNLYSPSMIKAFKGPLPQANVMPTGGVNLENLKDWIKAGAFAVGIGSDLTTDALREKDYSLVAKKSAEYIEAFKAAIK; encoded by the coding sequence ATGAAAAAGCTGCGCATAATTAATCAAATACATGAGGGAGGCGTTGTCGCGGTGCTCCGCGGCAACTCCCCCGAAGAAGTCGTGGAAATGGCGAAGCAATCGATCGCGGGAGGCATCAAGATTATCGAGGTTACGCTGACCGTGCCGTTTGCCTTGAGAGCCATCGAGAAGCTGGCCGCTGAATACTCTTCGAGCGCGCCTGCCGACTCCGATAAATATGCTGTTATCGGCGCGGGAACCGTGCTCGATCCTGAGACTGCACGCGCCGCTATCCTGAGCGGTTCGGAATTTGTGGTTGGACCTTCTCTGAATCCGGATACGGTTAAGCTGTGCAATCGGTACCGTGTGCCAATCATGCCGGGGGTTATGACGGCAAAGGAAATTCAGGAAGCACTCGACCTGGGTGTTGATGTTGTGAAGCTGTTCCCTGGAAATCTGTATTCCCCGTCCATGATTAAGGCCTTTAAAGGTCCTCTGCCGCAGGCGAATGTGATGCCGACCGGCGGTGTCAATCTGGAAAACCTTAAAGATTGGATCAAAGCTGGAGCATTTGCTGTCGGCATCGGCTCCGACCTGACCACAGATGCCCTGCGCGAGAAGGATTACAGTCTCGTAGCCAAGAAATCGGCTGAGTACATCGAGGCGTTCAAAGCAGCGATTAAATAA
- a CDS encoding phosphoglycerate dehydrogenase yields the protein MPKVVALPRSFSRSEEAKEMLLQAGFEVIWNTEGRPLKEAELIEVIKGADALITGIDEVTAKVLEAGAPTLKVVAKYGVGYDNIDVEAASRLGIPVTITPGAPTRSVAELALTLMLSVARHIPQMNAGVREGGWGRTTGSELGDKVLGVVGLGAIGAEVVKRAVAFDMKVIAYDAFVRQDMIDKYGVQYVTLQELYAQSDFITLHAPAIPETVGMINKESLAQMKKSAILINTARGDLVVEQDLYEALSSGQIAGAGLDTFIQEPPATLDIVGLPNVVTSPHVGSNTVEAGYRMAKMAAEEAIRAVNGEAPKFPVKAPVSK from the coding sequence ATGCCAAAAGTAGTTGCGCTGCCGCGTTCTTTCTCCCGTTCGGAGGAAGCGAAGGAAATGCTGCTTCAGGCGGGATTCGAGGTCATCTGGAATACAGAGGGCCGTCCGCTGAAAGAAGCTGAGCTCATCGAAGTAATCAAAGGCGCGGACGCGCTGATTACCGGGATCGACGAGGTTACTGCGAAGGTGCTGGAAGCTGGCGCTCCAACCTTGAAGGTTGTTGCGAAATACGGCGTCGGCTACGATAATATTGATGTGGAAGCCGCGAGCCGTCTAGGCATTCCGGTAACGATTACACCGGGCGCTCCTACCCGTTCGGTAGCGGAGCTGGCGCTTACCCTGATGCTGAGCGTCGCCCGCCATATCCCGCAAATGAATGCTGGAGTAAGGGAAGGAGGCTGGGGCCGCACTACCGGTTCGGAGCTGGGAGACAAAGTGCTGGGCGTTGTCGGTCTCGGCGCTATTGGAGCCGAAGTCGTGAAGCGTGCGGTTGCTTTTGATATGAAGGTCATTGCGTATGACGCCTTTGTCCGTCAAGACATGATCGATAAGTATGGCGTGCAGTACGTTACCCTTCAGGAATTATACGCGCAGTCCGATTTCATCACTCTGCATGCTCCGGCGATCCCTGAAACGGTTGGCATGATCAACAAGGAGTCTCTGGCGCAAATGAAGAAGTCCGCAATACTGATCAATACGGCACGGGGCGACCTGGTCGTTGAGCAGGACTTGTACGAGGCGTTGTCCTCGGGACAAATCGCGGGCGCGGGTCTGGATACTTTCATTCAGGAGCCGCCGGCTACGCTGGATATCGTCGGACTGCCTAATGTGGTGACTTCCCCGCATGTTGGCTCCAACACGGTAGAGGCCGGTTACCGCATGGCGAAGATGGCTGCTGAAGAAGCTATTCGTGCGGTGAACGGAGAAGCGCCTAAATTCCCGGTCAAGGCCCCGGTTAGCAAGTAA
- the ilvD gene encoding dihydroxy-acid dehydratase, translated as MSNRISTIAPFTRAILKAHLCSCGVDYSKMDKPVIAVANSWNEIVPGHVHLRQLADRVKAGIEAAGGLALEFNTIAVCDGIAQGHEGMKYSLPSREIVADSVETMVKAHGIFDGMVVLSSCDKIVPGMLMAAARLNLPGLVVLGGVMPNHIKPKESKAARRAFLDGKLDEKGLVEVTNQYYPGPGACPFLGTANTMQGLSEALGMAMPNTSWMQALSDEQLDAAEAAGRQAVELVKKGITPSQVMTREAFENAISVLLAMGGSLNACLHLPAIADELGIELPMTLFDDISRRVPFLAGVTPNNQEYTTNDLQRAGGMKALMKELGGLLHTGALTVTGDTVENNIADAAVLDRDVIRTLEEPLDKEGGVAVLVGNLAVDGALIKQSAVAPELRSFTGPAKVFNSEEAFSEAYEAGLIQEGDAVVIRYEGPKGGPGMRELHRCTEILGKFKRAALVTDGRFSGATSGLSIGYASPEAAEGGTIALVQDGDMIEIDIASRKLQLHVSEEELAKRAERLEEFKIEASKLLRLYAQHASSASKGGVRVVSEGKSEAPAVKEGVTVCQK; from the coding sequence ATGAGTAACCGAATTTCTACCATTGCGCCGTTTACCAGAGCAATCTTGAAGGCCCATCTGTGTTCCTGCGGAGTAGACTACTCCAAAATGGATAAGCCAGTCATCGCCGTAGCCAACTCCTGGAACGAAATCGTACCGGGACATGTGCATTTGCGCCAACTGGCTGACCGTGTGAAGGCAGGGATCGAGGCTGCCGGCGGTCTGGCGCTCGAATTCAACACTATCGCCGTTTGCGACGGAATCGCCCAAGGACATGAAGGCATGAAATATTCGCTGCCGAGCCGCGAAATCGTGGCCGACAGCGTGGAAACGATGGTGAAGGCGCATGGTATTTTTGACGGCATGGTCGTCCTGAGCTCCTGCGACAAAATCGTTCCGGGCATGCTGATGGCTGCTGCGCGCCTGAACCTGCCGGGTCTGGTTGTACTTGGCGGTGTTATGCCGAACCACATCAAGCCGAAGGAATCCAAAGCGGCAAGACGGGCATTCCTCGACGGAAAGCTCGATGAAAAAGGTCTGGTTGAAGTAACTAACCAATACTACCCGGGTCCTGGGGCATGTCCGTTCCTCGGAACAGCCAACACGATGCAGGGATTGTCCGAGGCGCTCGGCATGGCTATGCCGAATACGTCCTGGATGCAGGCATTGTCGGACGAGCAGTTGGATGCCGCTGAAGCTGCTGGACGTCAAGCTGTTGAGCTGGTGAAGAAAGGCATTACGCCGAGCCAAGTCATGACTCGCGAAGCGTTCGAGAATGCCATTTCCGTACTGCTGGCTATGGGCGGCTCGCTGAACGCGTGCCTGCATCTGCCAGCGATTGCGGATGAACTCGGCATCGAACTGCCGATGACCCTGTTCGACGATATCAGCCGCCGCGTACCGTTCCTGGCGGGAGTAACGCCGAATAACCAAGAATATACTACGAACGATCTGCAGCGTGCAGGCGGCATGAAGGCTTTAATGAAGGAACTCGGCGGATTGCTGCACACCGGTGCTCTGACCGTAACAGGCGATACCGTGGAGAACAACATTGCGGACGCAGCTGTACTCGACCGCGATGTTATCCGCACGCTGGAAGAACCGCTCGACAAGGAAGGCGGCGTAGCCGTACTGGTAGGCAACCTGGCTGTTGACGGCGCGCTGATCAAGCAGTCGGCGGTAGCTCCTGAGCTGAGAAGCTTCACGGGACCGGCTAAGGTGTTCAACTCCGAGGAAGCTTTCTCGGAAGCCTATGAAGCGGGCCTGATTCAGGAAGGTGACGCCGTCGTGATCCGTTATGAAGGACCGAAAGGCGGACCGGGCATGCGCGAGCTGCACCGCTGTACGGAAATCCTTGGAAAGTTCAAGCGCGCCGCACTGGTAACGGACGGCCGTTTCTCAGGCGCAACATCCGGCTTGTCGATCGGATATGCGAGCCCTGAAGCCGCCGAAGGCGGAACGATTGCACTGGTGCAGGACGGCGATATGATTGAGATCGATATCGCTAGCCGCAAGCTGCAGCTGCACGTATCGGAAGAAGAACTGGCGAAACGCGCCGAGCGTCTGGAAGAGTTCAAGATTGAAGCTAGCAAACTGCTGCGTCTGTACGCACAGCATGCTTCCTCGGCTTCCAAAGGCGGCGTTCGCGTCGTATCCGAAGGCAAGAGTGAGGCTCCAGCGGTGAAAGAGGGGGTCACAGTATGCCAAAAGTAG
- a CDS encoding MFS transporter: protein MDNKKLAPSRWLKLIPVIFFTYSLAYLDRANYSFGSASGMADDLHITPSASSLLGALFFLGYFFFQIPGATYAAKRSAKKLVFVCLILWGSCAAATGLVNDIRVLYAIRFTLGVVESAVMPAMLIFLSNWFTKSERSRANTFLILGNPVTVLWMSIVSGYLVHGLGWRHMFVVEGLPSVIWAFFWWRLVKDKPSEAKWLSDTEKKDLEQALLEEQKGMKEVKNYREAFKNPKVIMLSIQYFFWSIGVYGFVMWLPSILKESSGMGIVNAGWLSAGPYLAAIIGMLGVSYYADRTMNRKGAVWVCLLIGAIAFYGSYLIGASNFWLSYSLLVIAGGAMYAPYGPFFAIIPELLPKNVSGGAMALINSFGALGSFVGSYIVGYLNGSTGSPDASFMFMALALVVSVVMTIVVKTPKGNAPDEKMAA from the coding sequence ATGGATAACAAAAAGCTGGCGCCCAGCCGGTGGCTGAAACTGATTCCTGTTATATTTTTTACTTATAGCTTGGCCTACCTGGACCGCGCAAACTACAGTTTCGGTTCGGCATCCGGTATGGCGGATGATCTTCATATTACACCGTCGGCTTCCTCGCTGCTGGGCGCGCTGTTCTTCTTGGGATACTTCTTCTTTCAGATTCCCGGCGCGACTTACGCCGCCAAGAGAAGTGCTAAGAAACTCGTATTCGTCTGTCTAATCTTGTGGGGATCATGTGCTGCTGCGACCGGTCTCGTAAATGATATCCGAGTACTCTATGCCATCCGGTTCACACTTGGGGTCGTAGAAAGCGCTGTAATGCCGGCAATGCTGATCTTCCTAAGCAACTGGTTCACGAAAAGCGAACGTTCCCGTGCGAATACGTTCCTGATTCTTGGCAACCCGGTTACGGTTCTTTGGATGTCCATTGTATCCGGATATCTGGTACATGGCCTCGGCTGGCGGCATATGTTTGTCGTTGAGGGTTTGCCTTCCGTAATTTGGGCGTTCTTCTGGTGGAGACTTGTCAAGGACAAACCAAGCGAAGCCAAATGGCTGTCTGACACTGAAAAGAAAGATCTTGAACAAGCGCTTCTTGAAGAACAAAAGGGTATGAAAGAAGTCAAGAACTACCGTGAAGCGTTCAAAAACCCTAAGGTTATTATGCTGTCCATCCAATATTTCTTCTGGAGTATCGGTGTTTACGGTTTTGTTATGTGGCTTCCGTCCATTCTTAAAGAGTCTTCGGGTATGGGAATTGTCAATGCAGGCTGGTTGTCCGCAGGCCCGTACCTGGCAGCCATTATCGGTATGCTTGGCGTCTCTTACTACGCTGACCGCACCATGAACCGCAAAGGTGCCGTTTGGGTTTGTCTGCTGATTGGCGCGATCGCTTTCTATGGTTCCTATTTGATCGGGGCCTCGAACTTCTGGCTTTCCTACTCGCTGCTGGTTATCGCCGGCGGAGCGATGTACGCACCTTATGGACCTTTCTTCGCCATCATTCCTGAGCTTCTGCCAAAGAACGTTTCGGGCGGCGCGATGGCGCTGATCAACAGCTTTGGAGCACTTGGTTCTTTTGTAGGCTCTTACATTGTAGGTTACCTGAACGGCTCGACCGGTTCGCCTGACGCTTCCTTTATGTTCATGGCGCTGGCGCTTGTGGTATCCGTTGTAATGACCATTGTAGTAAAGACTCCGAAGGGCAACGCCCCTGACGAGAAGATGGCTGCTTAA
- a CDS encoding sugar kinase translates to MKACDVVTFGEAMAMFIADRPGELHQIEQFTKALAGAETNVSTGLARLGFGMRWISKVGNDAFGKFIIDALRKENVDVDAVFTDERYPTGFQMKSKVLDGDPQVQYFRKGSAASTICPADVDMKYFTTAKHLHLTGIPAAISESARELSFEAIKAMRAAGRSISFDVNLRPKLWSSEAEMIENVNALAVQADWVLPGVGEGKLLTGYSDHRDIAAYYLDRGVKLVAVKLGPEGAYYRTPTEEGVVEGFKVKAVDTVGAGDGFAVGVISGLLDGLAVKEAVRRGNAIGALAVTAEGDAEGLPTREQLEAFMNASVITQ, encoded by the coding sequence ATGAAAGCATGCGATGTTGTAACATTCGGAGAAGCCATGGCTATGTTCATCGCCGATCGTCCGGGCGAGCTGCATCAAATCGAACAATTCACGAAGGCCCTTGCCGGAGCGGAAACAAATGTCTCCACAGGTCTGGCACGGCTCGGCTTTGGCATGCGGTGGATCAGTAAGGTCGGAAACGACGCATTTGGAAAATTCATTATTGATGCTCTTCGCAAAGAGAACGTTGATGTGGATGCCGTATTTACGGATGAACGTTATCCAACGGGATTTCAAATGAAATCCAAGGTCTTGGACGGCGACCCGCAGGTACAATATTTCCGTAAAGGCTCCGCCGCCAGCACAATCTGCCCGGCAGATGTCGATATGAAGTACTTTACCACTGCAAAGCATCTCCATTTGACAGGAATTCCTGCGGCAATCTCGGAATCCGCCCGCGAACTGTCTTTTGAAGCGATTAAAGCAATGAGAGCGGCCGGACGGAGTATTTCTTTCGATGTGAATCTGCGGCCGAAGCTGTGGAGCAGCGAAGCGGAAATGATCGAGAACGTTAATGCACTGGCTGTTCAGGCGGATTGGGTGCTTCCGGGCGTAGGAGAGGGCAAGCTGCTTACCGGTTATTCCGATCACAGAGATATTGCGGCTTACTATCTTGACCGCGGAGTGAAGCTTGTTGCTGTGAAGCTTGGACCGGAAGGCGCATACTACCGCACACCGACTGAAGAAGGCGTTGTTGAAGGTTTCAAAGTAAAGGCGGTCGATACGGTTGGAGCCGGAGACGGTTTTGCGGTCGGCGTAATCAGCGGTCTGCTTGACGGTCTGGCGGTTAAAGAAGCGGTACGCCGTGGCAATGCGATCGGAGCCCTTGCCGTAACAGCAGAGGGTGACGCGGAAGGATTGCCTACCCGTGAGCAACTGGAAGCCTTTATGAATGCATCCGTTATAACTCAATAA
- a CDS encoding LacI family DNA-binding transcriptional regulator — MDSINQPSRPPQKATIADVAKAAGVSKTTISRYLSGDYKSISEATLQRIKQSVKELRYRPSRLARGLRQDRSYSIGMIFADISNPFSTSVLKGAEDVCTKQGYSMIVCNTDNDPEKEKNYISMLHAQRVDGLIIHPTCQNLENLRELSEDQIPIVLIDRRIPGLKVDTVGTDNDKAMTEATGYFLDQGFERIGFFSQPIQHVSSRIERARTFVQILAAAGHPSVDDIYEYEPRIQGQFDEQLDRFIAETQGQYRMIFAVNVVTQLKLINALQKRGLRIPEDVGFAGVDDSEWAPVVGSGLTTIAQPTYEIGYKAMERILERIAGDNGPQQHFALSANLITRGSTPSRNAKIL; from the coding sequence ATGGATTCCATAAATCAACCTTCCAGGCCTCCGCAAAAAGCGACGATTGCCGATGTGGCCAAAGCGGCGGGGGTTTCCAAAACGACGATATCCCGCTATTTGAGCGGTGACTATAAATCCATCTCCGAAGCCACCCTGCAAAGAATTAAGCAGAGTGTAAAGGAGCTTCGCTACCGCCCAAGCCGTCTGGCAAGGGGCCTGCGGCAAGACCGCAGCTATTCCATCGGCATGATTTTCGCCGACATCTCCAACCCCTTCTCAACCTCCGTTCTTAAGGGGGCTGAGGACGTGTGCACCAAGCAGGGGTACAGCATGATTGTGTGCAATACGGATAACGATCCCGAGAAGGAAAAAAATTATATCTCGATGTTGCATGCCCAGCGCGTTGACGGGCTGATCATCCACCCGACCTGCCAGAACCTGGAGAATCTGCGGGAACTCTCGGAGGACCAAATTCCGATCGTATTGATCGATCGCAGAATCCCGGGACTTAAAGTCGATACGGTCGGGACCGATAATGACAAGGCCATGACCGAAGCGACGGGGTATTTTCTTGACCAGGGGTTCGAGCGGATCGGCTTCTTCTCGCAGCCGATTCAGCATGTCAGCTCCCGGATTGAGCGGGCTAGAACCTTTGTCCAGATTCTGGCTGCGGCCGGACATCCCAGCGTCGACGATATTTACGAATATGAGCCCCGGATCCAGGGGCAGTTCGACGAACAGCTGGACCGGTTTATCGCCGAGACGCAGGGTCAATACCGCATGATTTTTGCGGTCAACGTAGTGACCCAGCTGAAATTGATCAACGCTCTGCAGAAGCGGGGGCTCCGCATCCCGGAAGATGTCGGCTTTGCCGGAGTTGACGATTCGGAGTGGGCGCCCGTGGTCGGTTCTGGACTTACAACCATTGCGCAGCCGACCTATGAGATCGGCTATAAGGCGATGGAGCGGATTCTGGAGCGGATTGCCGGAGATAACGGCCCGCAGCAGCATTTTGCATTGTCTGCGAATTTGATCACAAGAGGCTCAACTCCTTCACGAAATGCTAAGATCCTGTGA
- a CDS encoding GNAT family N-acetyltransferase has translation MIESGKICLRRTKEDDLAFVIEAERDRHNSLYVGQWNEQEHRDALRDPDILHIIIEDAAGEQAGYVIVTGLTDPNLSICIKRIVVVKKGSGYGKETLRLLKEWLFRSTSAHRLWLDVKTHNAKAHHIYEGAGFTPEGTLRECVKAGDRFDSLHILSILRTEYEAGR, from the coding sequence TTGATCGAATCAGGAAAAATATGTCTGCGGAGGACGAAAGAGGACGACTTGGCATTCGTGATTGAGGCCGAGCGGGATCGGCACAACAGCCTTTATGTAGGCCAATGGAACGAGCAAGAACACCGGGACGCACTGCGGGACCCCGATATTTTGCACATCATTATCGAAGATGCGGCGGGGGAGCAAGCGGGATACGTGATCGTAACGGGTCTTACCGATCCCAATCTGTCGATATGCATCAAACGTATAGTTGTGGTGAAAAAAGGAAGCGGCTACGGCAAAGAGACGCTCCGGCTGCTCAAGGAATGGCTGTTCCGCAGCACATCCGCACACCGCCTGTGGCTGGACGTCAAGACGCATAACGCCAAAGCGCACCATATTTACGAGGGGGCGGGCTTCACTCCGGAAGGTACCTTGCGGGAATGCGTGAAGGCCGGCGACAGGTTCGATTCGCTTCACATCCTGTCGATTCTGCGGACGGAATACGAGGCGGGACGTTAA